The following are encoded in a window of Panicum virgatum strain AP13 chromosome 5N, P.virgatum_v5, whole genome shotgun sequence genomic DNA:
- the LOC120675513 gene encoding coenzyme Q-binding protein COQ10 homolog, mitochondrial-like codes for MLPCARSVLRRRGLASSLLRRCGGAVECAPGTGEALANARCSSTLSALGDGRVLGRGGRWADPRAGAMGAGRLARTQTRCFLGCGDGEEGSVLSKVYEERRVMGYSPEQMFAVVAAVDLYEDFVPWCQRSRIIRRHDDGSFDAELEIGFKFLVESYVSHVEMEKPKYIKTTASESGLFDHLINVWEFKPGPVPGTCDLYFLVDFKFQSPLYRQVASMFFKEVVSRLVSSFSDRCFRIYGPPVPVLENTYGQGR; via the exons ATGCTGCCGTGCGCGAGGTCGGTGCTGCGAAGGAGGGGGCTGGCGTCGTCCCTCCTGCGGAGGTGCGGCGGGGCGGTCGAGTGCGCCCCCGGCACGGGGGAGGCGCTCGCCAATGCCAGGTGCTCGAGCACGCTTTCCGCGCTCGGTGACGGGCGCGTgctcgggcgcggcggccggtgggccGATCCGCGGGCCGGCGCGATGGGCGCGGGGCGATTGGCGCGCACGCAGACCAGGTGCTTCCTCGGGTGTGGCGACGGGGAGGAGGGGAGCGTGCTCTCCAAGGTCTACGAGGAGAGGCGCGTGATGGG GTACTCGCCGGAGCAAATGTTTGCGGTTGTCGCCGCAGTGGACCTATACGAGGACTTTGTGCCATGGTGCCAGCGGTCCAGGATTATCAGGCGCCATGATGACGGCTCATTCGATGCTGAGCTCGAGATTGGATTCAAGTTCCTTGTCGAAAGCTATGTTTCTCATGTGGAGATGGAGAAGCCCAAGTATATCAAG ACAACAGCATCTGAAAGTGGACTTTTTGATCATTTGATAAACGTTTGGGAATTTAAGCCTGGTCCTGTTCCTGGGACCTGTGACCTCTACTTCTTAGTTGATTTTAAATTTCAATCACCACTGTATCGTCAG GTTGCATCAATGTTCTTCAAGGAAGTAGTTTCACGGCTAGTGAGCTCATTTAGTGATCGATGTTTTAGAATATATGGACCTCCCGTACCGGTGCTTGAAAATACTTATGGACAAGGAAGATAA